DNA from Polaribacter sp. NJDZ03:
TACTAAACGCAAAATTAAAAGATGATGTATTAGTACTTTATTACGAGTATTATGCTGCTTTTAAAGAAAATAATAAGAACAAAGCAGATAGAAAAGAAGTAGGGTTATGAAAAAAAAATATTCTTATATAGGTGTTTCGTTTATTGTTCTTTTATTTGGAATTTATGTTGTTAGAAACATAGATAGTAGAATAAATGACAATGATCTTGTACAAGCTGATAGGTTGAATAAGGTAGATAAAAAAGGAACAAATAGAAATGACTTATACACGTTTAATAAAGTTCCAGATTTTGAGTTTATAGATCAAAACGGAGTTGTAATAAGTAATAAAGATTATAAAGGAAAAGTATATGTGGTAGAATTTTTCTTTTCTACATGTCCAACCATTTGTCCTTTAATGAATAAAAAAATGGTTACTATTCAAGATGAGTTTGCTTCAAATAATAATTTTGGGATTGCGTCTTTTTCTATAACGCCAGAAATTGATACTCCAGAGATTTTAAAGCAATATGCTATAGATAACCAAATATCACATAAGAATTGGCATTTGTTAACTGGGCAGAATGAAGAGATTGTTTACGACTTAGCTAATAAAGGATTTAAATTATTTGCTGGTAAAGGAGCAGAAGATCATGGTGGCTTTGAGCATTCTGGCTTATTTGCTTTGGTAGATAAAGAAGGAAATATTAGATCTAGAAAAGATGAGTATGGTAATCCTATTATGTATTACAGAGCTTTATCTGAACAAGGTTTTGCAGATCAGGTTAAAGAATTAAAAGAAGATATTAAAATTTTATTGGATGAATAATTTAGCCCAAGAAAAAAAGTATAAAAAAATAATTACTGCTTTATCTATTGTTATTCCTTTGGCAGTTGCAGCATTATTTGGTGTTAATTTAAGAAAACTGGGTTTTAATGTAGCACCTTTAACTTTTTTACCACCTATTTATGCAACTATAAATGGATTAACAGCAATAATTCTAATTGCAGCAGTTGTTGCAATTAAAAAGGGTAATAAAAAACTACACGAACAATTAAATACTTTTGCAATAGGTTGTTCTTTGGTTTTTTTGCTTTTATATATTGGGTATCACATGACATCAGATTCCACAAAATTTGGAGGTGAAGGAACTATAAAATATATTTATTATTTTATTTTAATTACCCATATTATTTTGTCAATTATTATAATACCATTTGTTCTTACAACTTTTATGAGAGCAAAACTGGGTAACTTTCCTCAGCACAAAAAAATAGCTAAAATTACATTTCCTTTATGGTTGTATGTTGCTATTACAGGTGTTGTTGTCTATTTAATGATATCTCCTTATTATGTATAAAAAAAGAATTTTAGTATTGTTTTTGTTGATGTTTTTTACATCGAAAATTTCATTTTCTCAATGTGCAATGTGTAAGGCAGTGGTAGAAAATGGAGATAGTTCTATGGCAGAAGGTGTTAATAATGGAATAACTTATTTAATGGTATTTCCTTATCTTTTAGTGGGGCTTTTATTATTTGTAATTTATAGATATAAACGGATAAATGAGAAATAGGATTATAAGTGTTTTATTTTGTAACAAATTTTACTTTTAGTCGTCTTATTTTTAACTTCAAAAGAAAAGTTATTCTTTTGTAATTGCAACTTATATTATATCAACTAAAAAAATAATACGTTTTGAAAACTAAACTGATCCTATTTGTAGCTTTTTTAACTACTATTACTACCTTTTCTCAGAAACAATGGACGCTTAAAGAATGTGTAGAACAAGCTTTAGAAAAAAATATTTCTATTCAACAAAATAAATTAAGCTTAGAAATCGCTAAAACAGATTTAAAGAGCTCTAAAGGTAATTTTTTACCTTCTGTTAATGCTAATTCTGGAGGTAATCTCTCTGCGGGTTCTAACTTTGATCCTGTAACAAACAACAGATCTGCAAGCACAACTTTTTTTGGAGGAAACGTAGGTTTAAGTGCTGGAGTTACTGTTTTTAATGGGTTTAGAAACTTAAACTTATATAAGCAGGCAGAATTAGGTATTGAAACTAGTAAATTAGACTTAGAGAAAATTGAGAATGATATTTCTTTGTTTGTTGTAAACGGTTATTTGAATGTGCTATTTGCCAAAGAAAATTTAGAAGTATCTAAAGTTCAGGCAGAAATAAGTAAAAAACAGATAAAAGCTGCAACAGATAGGTTTGAGGCTGGTACAATTGCAAAAGGTGAATTATTAAATTTTAAATCTACTGCAGCAAACGATTTACAAAGTGTAATTACTCAAGAAAATGCACTAGATCTTGCTTTATTAAATTTAGCACAATTATTACAAGTACCTGTTAATAATTTTGATGTTTCACCTGTAAATGTTCAATTACCTTCTTCAGATTTATTATACAAAAATTCATCATCTGTATATGATAAATCTCTAACAAAAATGCCAGAAATTCAAAGAGCTAAATTAGCTATAGATAATGCTGAATTAGACATAGCAATAAGTAGAAGTAGTTATTTACCTAGCGTTACAAGTTCTGTTTTTGCAAATACAAACTACAGATATATTATAAAACCAACTGGTATTCCAACAGGGAATTTTTTAGATCAATTAGATGGAAACCTAGGTTATGGTGTAGGTTTTAATGTTAATATCCCCATCTTTAATGGTTTTAAAACAGATGCTAATGTTACAAGATCAAAAATTAATAAAGAAATTTTTGAATCTAGATTAGAAAGTGAAAAGTTAAACTTAAAACAAACCATAGAACAGGCCTTTTTAGATGTAAAATCTTCTTTAAAAGCTTATGAAGCTGCAATGATTTCTTTGGATGCTCAACAAGAGGCATTTAAAAATGGACAAGAAAGATATAATTATGGAGTGATGACATTGTTCGATTTCGACTTAGTTAGAACACGTTTAGTTAATGCACAAGGAACTATGATACGCTCTAAATATGATTATGTTTTTAAAACGAAAGTTTTACAATTCTATTCTGGAGAATTAGTGCTAGAATAAATAAAATAAAGATTCCTTATGAAGCCTCGCACATTTGCGAGGTTTTCTTTTTTCTATAACTTATATTTGCATAAAAATACAACAATTGGCAATTATCCTTAACATAGAAACCGCAACCAAGAACTGCTCTGTAAGTCTTGCTAAAGACGGACAAGTTATAGCAATAAAAGAATTGAATAATGGTAATTATTCTCACGCAGAGGTGTTACATCCTTTTATTTTAGATGTATTAAAGGAAGCGCAAGTAACCACTAAAGAAATAGACGCTGTAGCGGTAAGTAAAGGTCCGGGTTCTTATACTGGTCTTAGAATTGGAGTTTCTGCTGCAAAAGGGCTTTGTTTTGCTTTTGATAAGCCATTAATATCTATTAAAACATTAGAATCTTTAGCACATGCTGTTGCCGTAAATGATGGACTTATAATACCCATGTTAGATGCTAGAAGAATGGAAGTATATGCGGCTGTTTTTAATGAAGATTACCAACAAATAAGAGACATTAAAGCAGAAATTATAGACGAAAATTCATTTGTAGAATATTTAGAGGCTGGTAAAGTTCTTTTTTTAGGTGATGGAGCACATAAATGTAAAGATATCATTACTCATAAAAATGCTGTTTTTATTGATGATAAGTTTCCTTCTGCTAAAGAAATGGCACAATTATCTTTTGATAAGTACAAAAAAAACGACATCGAAGATGTCGCTTATTTTGAACCTTTTTATTTAAAAGATTTTGTTGTAATTCCTGAAAAGAAAAAGAAACCTACCTTTTAAAAAAATTATTCGTTTTTGTTGATGTTTACTCTGTGTGGGTAAGGAATATCAATTCCTGCTTCATCTAGAGCCTCTTTTACTTGTTCCATAACTTCAAACTTAACAGTCCAATAGTCTTCTTTTTTAACCCAACCTCTTGTAAAGAAATTAAGAGAACTATCTCCTAATTCAGATAAATTAACTGCAGCTGCAGGAGTTTTTAAAATTAATGGATGCGTGTTTAAAATACCATAAAGAATATCTTTTGTTTTCTTAATATCAGAATCATAGCCTACACCAAATGTAAAATCTACACGACGAGTTGCTTCTGTACTATAGTTAACAATATTACCATTAGATAAGGTTCCGTTAGGAATTATTATTTCTTTATTATCTGTAGTGTTTAGTTTCGTTGTAAAAATTTCAATCTTTTTTACAGTTCCGCTTTCACCTTGTGCTTCAATAAAATCACCTAGTTTAAAAGGTTTAAAAATCATAATTAAAATTCCTCCTGCAAAGTTAGCAAGAGATCCTTGTAATGCTAAACCAACTGCTAAACCTGCTGCGGCTAAAATTGCTGCAAATGAAGTTGTTTCTACTCCTAGTTTAGAAATAACAACTATAATTAATAATATTTTTAGGGTCCAACTAATTAAGTTTCCTAAAAAAGTTTGAAGTGTAACATCTAGACCACTTTTGGTCATTGCTTTTTTAGCTCCTTTAACAATTAGTTTTATAACTAATAAACCAATAATTAAAATTGCTAATGCTACTAATACTTTGGGCGTATATTCAATAATTAATCCTTCTAAATACTCTAAATATTTTTTCATTTTTTATTTTCTGTTAAAAATTAACTGCAAAAATAAAGGTTTCTTATTGAACAAGAAAAAGATTAACTAGAATAATACAAGTGAAATAATAGCTAGTGCTGCAGGTAGCGTTTGTATGTAAAGTATGCGAATTATTTTGGTAGAATAAGAACCATAAAGTCCTGCAATTGCAACGCAACACAAAAAGAAGATTGCTACATCTGTTTTTATTGCAATTAAAGACCATATTAACCCTGCAGCTATAAAGCCGTTATATAAACCTTGGTTTGCAGCCATCGCTTTTGTTTCTTCTGCAAATTCTTTACTTTTTATACCAAAGGCATTCCTCGCTTTTTTCGATGTCCAAACAGCCATTTCTAAATAGACAATATAGATGTGAATGATAGCCACCAAGCTAATAAGTATTATTTGATTAACGTGCATTATATAGTGTTAAATGACTTTAAAATTGTGTGTTTTTATATTTTAATTTACTTCAAATTTAATTTTTAAGTTTACTCTAAATCAGTAACCTCATCATTATTAACAACAGCACTTTGCGATTGTACAAAAACAGATTTTATATTTTTTACTGATTTAGACGCTTGTTTTACTGCTATTCTAGTTGCTTCTTCCCAACTTTTTTCAGAATTAGCTAATACTTCTATAACCTTCATAATTGCCATCCTCTTTTTTTTAAATCTATATATAGTAAAGATATTGTTTTTATTCTTTAAAGCCCAATGTTAATTTAATGTTACCAAAAGGTTGTTTAATTGTAAGTTTTTATATATATTTGTAACTATAACCATTAAAAATTATCGTCATGAAAAAAATAATAACACTTATAGTTCTTTGTTTAGCAACAATAGGATACGCACAAGATAAAGAAACTACTTATACTATAGAAGGAGATTTAGTGAAAGCTACTTATTACCATGAAGATGGTTCTATCAGTACTCAAGGGTATTTTAAGGATAAAAAATTAACAGGTCAATGGACTCGTTTTGATAAAAAAGGAAACAAAACTCAAATTGCTAAATACAATGACGGCAAAAAAGTAGGGAAGTGGTTTGTTTGGAATGATGAATCTTTAAAAGAAATTAATTATTACAACAATGCAATTGTTAGCGTAAATTTATGGAAACATGAAGCTAGATTAGCTGCTAATAAATAATTTTTATTTTTGTTTAGCCAATTAACGGGCTATTGAAACTCCAAAAAAGTAATTTTTTGGAGTTTTTTTATGAATTAACTGTATTTGGTTATCTAATAGAAGGTTTTCGTTTCTATGTAATTAGAGTTTTTTTATTCTAGTTATTAACAATTAACTTGTTAGAGTAAGTATCGTTTTTATTACTATAGCACTTTATTTTAAGTATTTTTTGAACCAGTTTATTACTTTTTCATTTCTAATTGTAGTGTGAGTACTTAATCCATGGTTACCATTTTCTACAATTTGATAATCAAACTCCTTATTCAGTTTTTTCATTTCTTCAATCATTAGTTCTGCATTTATGGGCTTTACTCTCCAGTCATCTGCTCCATGTAAAATAAGCGTTGGTTCATTTATTTCATTTACCCATTTTATTGGAGATCTATAGTCATACTCCTTTTTAAAATTGATAGTGTCACCAACTAATTCTTTTAATACTTTTTCATACATTTCTGGACGAGTATCAAAATCTAGTCTTGGATCCGTTGGAGCACCAACAACTGCAATGGCTTTTATTTCATCTGTTAATCTCGAAATTTGATAAGCATTTAGACCTCCTCTTGATATTCCGTATACTCCTATATTTTGATTAGAATATTTTAGGGATTTATTTATTTCAATAAGTTTAAGGATATCATTTAAATCTTTTCCTCCATATTCATCTTCTCCTTCACTGTGCATATTTCCTCTTAATTGAGAAGACAGTACTATAAAGCCATTTGAGGCTAAATATTGTTGATATATTAAACTTTTGGGCGTAAAAGTACCAAAATCTCTATTACCTCCTCTGTTGTAAATTATGGTAGGATATTTCTGTAAATCTTTTGGTTTTGTTAGATAACCCGTTATTTCAAGACCATCAGATTTGTAACGTATTTTGTAGGTTTCAGTTGGTATTTTAAAATCGTTATTTGTTTTAATCAGGTATTGGTAGTCTAATAAAGGTGAGAAATTTTCTGATTTTTTAATTTCCTGTTTGCAATTAGAAAAAAGTAGAATTGAAGATATTAAGATTAAGTAACTTTTCATGGTTAATTTTTTAATTTGCTATAACTTATGGATAAATAAAAAGGTTATAAAACTTTAAGGCATAAAAAAAACGTTTAGAGTTTTATCTCTAAACGTTTTTATATATAATGTATTATAAATTACTCTACAATTAAAGTAAAAGGAATACTATATTTTACTCCTACTGGTTTACCTCTTTGTCTACCTGGTTTCATTTTAGGTAATTGTTTCATTACACTAATAACTTCACTTTTAATTTTTGGGTGTGGAGCTCTTGCGTTAACGTCAACAATGTTACCGTTTTTATCAATTTTAAAACCGATAAATACTCTTTTTCTACCAGAAGATAATCCTAATTCGTTAGGTAAGTTAGCGTCAAATTTTCTTGAGAAATGCTTTTGTACCATTTTACTAAAACAAGCTTTTAACTCATTTTTACTTCCTTTACATCCAGGAAATACAGGTACATCTTCAATAATCATAAAACTTACGTCCTCTACAACTTCTTCAACTTCTTGAATTTCTACAATTTCTTCAACTTCTACAGCTTCTGTTTCATCTGTTTCAGTAGATTCTATTACAGTTTCTTCAACTTCTTTCTCATCCTCTACGATCTCTATTTTTTCTGGAGCTGGTGGTGGTGGAGTTTTTGGTTTAATAGGTTCTATTTTTTCAGTAATTACTGTTTCTTCTTCCATGTCAGCATTCATGGTAACTGCGCCTAAGTCTCCAATAACTTTATCATAAGTTTTGTTTTCTATAGCAGCATATGTTACAAATAGCGCTAAAACCAAACCTATTTGCATAAAAATTTTACTGTAATTTTCTAAATTTGACTTCGGGTTTTTTTTAATTTCCATTGTAAAGGGTTTTTAATAGTTCGCTAATTTAATTAAATTATTGGTTTATATACAAGTCTTACTATGAATTAACTGTAATTTTTTTCAAAATTTGATTAAAAACAATAAATCCCAAGATAATACCTGCTGTATTTGCTAGTGCATCTTTATAATCTCCTGTTCTATATGTAGTTAATGTCTGTTGTGAAACTTCAATAATTATGCCAAAAAGAATACAACAAATAATAATTACATATTTTAGAATTGGTTTTCTATAAAAAGAGAGTAACCAAGTTACAGAAAGTGTAAAGTAGGCAATAAGATGATATATTTTATCAA
Protein-coding regions in this window:
- the tsaB gene encoding tRNA (adenosine(37)-N6)-threonylcarbamoyltransferase complex dimerization subunit type 1 TsaB — encoded protein: MAIILNIETATKNCSVSLAKDGQVIAIKELNNGNYSHAEVLHPFILDVLKEAQVTTKEIDAVAVSKGPGSYTGLRIGVSAAKGLCFAFDKPLISIKTLESLAHAVAVNDGLIIPMLDARRMEVYAAVFNEDYQQIRDIKAEIIDENSFVEYLEAGKVLFLGDGAHKCKDIITHKNAVFIDDKFPSAKEMAQLSFDKYKKNDIEDVAYFEPFYLKDFVVIPEKKKKPTF
- a CDS encoding S9 family peptidase, which produces MKSYLILISSILLFSNCKQEIKKSENFSPLLDYQYLIKTNNDFKIPTETYKIRYKSDGLEITGYLTKPKDLQKYPTIIYNRGGNRDFGTFTPKSLIYQQYLASNGFIVLSSQLRGNMHSEGEDEYGGKDLNDILKLIEINKSLKYSNQNIGVYGISRGGLNAYQISRLTDEIKAIAVVGAPTDPRLDFDTRPEMYEKVLKELVGDTINFKKEYDYRSPIKWVNEINEPTLILHGADDWRVKPINAELMIEEMKKLNKEFDYQIVENGNHGLSTHTTIRNEKVINWFKKYLK
- a CDS encoding SCO family protein, whose protein sequence is MKKKYSYIGVSFIVLLFGIYVVRNIDSRINDNDLVQADRLNKVDKKGTNRNDLYTFNKVPDFEFIDQNGVVISNKDYKGKVYVVEFFFSTCPTICPLMNKKMVTIQDEFASNNNFGIASFSITPEIDTPEILKQYAIDNQISHKNWHLLTGQNEEIVYDLANKGFKLFAGKGAEDHGGFEHSGLFALVDKEGNIRSRKDEYGNPIMYYRALSEQGFADQVKELKEDIKILLDE
- a CDS encoding nicotinic acid mononucleotide adenyltransferase, which encodes MKKIITLIVLCLATIGYAQDKETTYTIEGDLVKATYYHEDGSISTQGYFKDKKLTGQWTRFDKKGNKTQIAKYNDGKKVGKWFVWNDESLKEINYYNNAIVSVNLWKHEARLAANK
- a CDS encoding TolC family protein — its product is MKTKLILFVAFLTTITTFSQKQWTLKECVEQALEKNISIQQNKLSLEIAKTDLKSSKGNFLPSVNANSGGNLSAGSNFDPVTNNRSASTTFFGGNVGLSAGVTVFNGFRNLNLYKQAELGIETSKLDLEKIENDISLFVVNGYLNVLFAKENLEVSKVQAEISKKQIKAATDRFEAGTIAKGELLNFKSTAANDLQSVITQENALDLALLNLAQLLQVPVNNFDVSPVNVQLPSSDLLYKNSSSVYDKSLTKMPEIQRAKLAIDNAELDIAISRSSYLPSVTSSVFANTNYRYIIKPTGIPTGNFLDQLDGNLGYGVGFNVNIPIFNGFKTDANVTRSKINKEIFESRLESEKLNLKQTIEQAFLDVKSSLKAYEAAMISLDAQQEAFKNGQERYNYGVMTLFDFDLVRTRLVNAQGTMIRSKYDYVFKTKVLQFYSGELVLE
- a CDS encoding energy transducer TonB: MEIKKNPKSNLENYSKIFMQIGLVLALFVTYAAIENKTYDKVIGDLGAVTMNADMEEETVITEKIEPIKPKTPPPPAPEKIEIVEDEKEVEETVIESTETDETEAVEVEEIVEIQEVEEVVEDVSFMIIEDVPVFPGCKGSKNELKACFSKMVQKHFSRKFDANLPNELGLSSGRKRVFIGFKIDKNGNIVDVNARAPHPKIKSEVISVMKQLPKMKPGRQRGKPVGVKYSIPFTLIVE
- a CDS encoding DUF420 domain-containing protein, whose protein sequence is MNNLAQEKKYKKIITALSIVIPLAVAALFGVNLRKLGFNVAPLTFLPPIYATINGLTAIILIAAVVAIKKGNKKLHEQLNTFAIGCSLVFLLLYIGYHMTSDSTKFGGEGTIKYIYYFILITHIILSIIIIPFVLTTFMRAKLGNFPQHKKIAKITFPLWLYVAITGVVVYLMISPYYV
- a CDS encoding VanZ family protein; this translates as MPEIETGIKNVDKIYHLIAYFTLSVTWLLSFYRKPILKYVIIICCILFGIIIEVSQQTLTTYRTGDYKDALANTAGIILGFIVFNQILKKITVNS
- a CDS encoding mechanosensitive ion channel family protein is translated as MKKYLEYLEGLIIEYTPKVLVALAILIIGLLVIKLIVKGAKKAMTKSGLDVTLQTFLGNLISWTLKILLIIVVISKLGVETTSFAAILAAAGLAVGLALQGSLANFAGGILIMIFKPFKLGDFIEAQGESGTVKKIEIFTTKLNTTDNKEIIIPNGTLSNGNIVNYSTEATRRVDFTFGVGYDSDIKKTKDILYGILNTHPLILKTPAAAVNLSELGDSSLNFFTRGWVKKEDYWTVKFEVMEQVKEALDEAGIDIPYPHRVNINKNE
- a CDS encoding DUF1304 domain-containing protein, with the translated sequence MHVNQIILISLVAIIHIYIVYLEMAVWTSKKARNAFGIKSKEFAEETKAMAANQGLYNGFIAAGLIWSLIAIKTDVAIFFLCCVAIAGLYGSYSTKIIRILYIQTLPAALAIISLVLF